In the Juglans microcarpa x Juglans regia isolate MS1-56 chromosome 6D, Jm3101_v1.0, whole genome shotgun sequence genome, one interval contains:
- the LOC121234998 gene encoding WD repeat-containing protein 25, with amino-acid sequence MDLLRGAYLTASDDDDDDDKNGASNRQSLGLSSLKRHKPDNSFSFTQPEHCAYPSTGLYSSMPRLNQPSDFQFPRQAPAPGRYISKRERALLGSATRIPDANSNTPATTASPVWGSISDSNLPHHITSSLRHQAGSHSQVGRICERLTVGLHGHTKAINAIHWSPNHAHLLASASMDRTICIWNVWNGDQKKARVLSFHNAAVKDVKWSLQGCSVLSCGYDGSSRLTDIEKGIETQVFQEDQVVGVVKFHPDNSNLFLSGGAKGRLRLWDLRSGKVVHEYIRSLGPILDVDFAINGKQFISSSDVSGTNVSENSIIVWDVSRQVPLSNQVYVEAYTCPCVRFHPFDPFFVAQSNGNYIAIFSSSPPFKLDKYRRYEGHGVSGFPIKCNFSLDGQKLASGSSDGSIYFYYYGSSELVRKLKAYEAACVDVAFHPTMPNVIASCSWNGDVSVFE; translated from the exons ATGGATCTTCTCCGCGGAGCGTACTTGACTGCTTCagatgacgacgacgacgacgacaaGAATGGTGCATCCAACCGTCAAAGCCTGGGCCTTTCTTCTCTGAAACGTCACAAACCCGATAATTCGTTTTCCTTTACCCAACCCGAGCACTGCGCTTATCCCTCCACCGGACTCTATTCTTCTATGCCTCGCTTAAACCAGCCCTCGGATTTCCAATTCCCAAGACAAGCTCCGGCCCCAGGCAGATATATatccaagagagagagagctctcTTGGGTTCGGCCACTAGGATTCCCGACGCGAATTCGAATACACCTGCCACCACGGCATCgcctg TCTGGGGGAGTATTTCAGATTCCAATCTACCCCATCACATAACGTCGTCATTGAGACATCAAGCAGGGAGCCATTCGCAAGTAGGCCGAATATGTGAAAGGCTAACTGTAGGTTTGCATGGCCATACAAAGGCCATCAATGCTATACATTGGTCACCAAACCATG CCCATCTTCTTGCTTCTGCCAGTATGGATCGCACGATCTGCATATGGAATGTGTGGAACGGAGATCAGAAGAAAGCACGTGTGTTAAGCTTTCACAATGCAGCAGTGAAAGATGTGAAGTGGTCCCTGCAAGGATGTTCTGTGCTTTCTTGTGGATATGATGGCTCATCAAGGCTAACTGATATTGAAAAGGGAATAGAAACTCAGGTTTTCCAGGAGGATCAAGTGGTTGGAGTTGTAAAGTTCCATCCAGACAATTCCAACCTCTTCCTTTCTGGGGGAGCAAAGGGTCGTCTTAGGTTATGGGATCTTAGAAGTGGCAAGGTGGTCCATGAATATATCCGAAGCCTAGGTCCAATCCTTGATGTTGACTTTGCGATAAATGGAAAGCAGTTTATCTCTTCGAGTGATGTATCCGGAACCAATGTCAGTGAAAATTCTATTATTGTTTGGGATGTCTCACGCCAGGTTCCCCTGTCTAATCAG GTGTATGTGGAAGCCTACACCTGTCCGTGTGTTAGGTTCCACCCATTTGATCCATTCTTCGTTGCCCAGTCAAATGGAAATTATATTGCAATCTTCTCTTCAAGCCCCCCTTTCAAGTTGGACAAGTACAGAAGGTATGAGGGCCATGGTGTCTCTGGGTTTCCGATCAAATGTAATTTTAGCTTGGATGGACAGAAGCTTGCTTCTGGCTCATCGGACGGTTCTATTTACTTCTACTACTACGGCTCGTCGGAACTTGTCAGGAAACTCAAGGCCTATGAAGCGGCATGCGTGGACGTCGCTTTTCATCCCACCATGCCTAACGTTATTGCTTCATGCAGTTGGAATGGAGATGTCTCGGTATTTGAATGA
- the LOC121236233 gene encoding transcription factor bHLH123-like isoform X1 has protein sequence MADEYNTSGNWWDSSRSRFESGTSSSSGLNNLGSFGWPPDMAEIKARSTAMDSISVSGSSVVFQDTQKLQGHDSVGGGDPNLHMMGLGLSTQAMDWNQALLRTGEKAESGFRSMLQENLNSSNNFQQETGMGSSQVQWRERLFSGMSGSESSANEFKQLNRGFSLDQPPFSPQYSSGDSTVTCQGLPTSFQMDSALYGSPSTILQGLLGPDNQPHQVQPNSLENRPMNFPYPANYGVNSTDQLLPASWSPKVPQFLRTSPPKQPPHSQLHFSNNAPFWNASEAAMKDVRPGFFPSLQPQFPPPNFDEKPKQINISEVRESATVGKKSGSEATSKRPRNETPSPLPAFKVRKEKMGDRITALQQLVSPFGKTDTASVLSEAIEYIKFLHEQVTALSTPYMKNGTPACMQHQQINSDKSKVDPDQGPKQDLRSRGLCLVPVSSTFPVTHETTVDFWTPTFGGTFR, from the exons ATGGCGGATGAGTACAATACAAGTGGGAACTGGTGGGATTCATCAAGAAGCAGGTTCGAAAGCGGGACATCTTCTTCTTCGGGGCTCAATAATCTAGGGAGTTTTGGATGGCCACCTGATATGGCGGAAATCAAAGCAAGGAGTACTGCTATGGATTCTATATCGGTCTCCGGCAGTTCAGTGGTTTTCCAGGACACCCAGAAGCTGCAAGGACATGATTCAGTTGGTGGCGGTGATCCCAACTTGCATATGATGGGTTTAGGCCTCTCAACTCAAGCCATGGATTGGAACCAAGCTTTACT TCGTACTGGTGAAAAGGCTGAAAGCGGTTTCCGTTCGATGCTTCAAGAAAACTTGAACTCAAGCAACAACTTTCAGCAAGAAACTGGGATGGGATCTTCTCAGGTTCAATGGAGGGAAAGATTGTTTTCTGGAATGAGTGGGAGCGAGTCCTCCGCGAACGAGTTTAAGCAACTTAATCGTGGTTTTTCTTTAGATCAACCCCCATTTAGCCCTCAATACAGTTCCGGGGATAGTACTGTCACATGCCAGGGCTTGCCTACGAGTTTCCAGATGGATTCAGCTCTGTATGGAAGCCCTTCAACTATACTGCAAGGGCTATTGGGACCGGATAATCAGCCTCATCAAGTACAGCCAAATTCACTTGAAAATAGGCCGATGAATTTTCCATATCCGGCCAACTATGGCGTGAATTCTACTGATCAATTATTGCCTGCTTCTTGGTCGCCTAAGGTTCCTCAGTTTTTGAGAACTTCACCCCCAAAACAGCCACCCCATAGCCAATTGCATTTCTCCAACAACGCCCCGTTTTGGAATGCGTCTGAAGCGGCCATGAAGGATGTTCGGCCGGGCTTTTTCCCCTCGCTGCAACCGCAGTTTCCCCCACCAAACTTTGATGAAAAACCAAag CAGATCAATATATCCGAAGTTCGGGAGTCAGCCACGGTGGGGAAGAAAAGTGGCAGCGAAGCTACGTCTAAAAGGCCTCGGAATGAAACGCCGTCGCCTTTACCTGCTTTTAAG GTGAGGAAAGAGAAGATGGGGGACAGAATCACTGCACTCCAACAATTGGTATCGCCTTTCGGAAAG ACTGATACAGCCTCAGTGCTTTCTGAAGCCATTGAATACATCAAGTTCCTCCATGAACAAGTTACT GCCTTAAGCACACCTTACATGAAAAATGGAACTCCGGCCTGCATGCAGCACCAGCAG ATCAATTCTGACAAATCTAAGGTGGATCCTGATCAAGGACCAAAACAAGATCTTAGAAGCCGAGGACTATGTTTGGTACCGGTATCAAGTACATTCCCTGTAACTCACGAGACCACAGTCGATTTCTGGACGCCAACATTCGGAGGAACTTTCAGATAG
- the LOC121236233 gene encoding transcription factor bHLH123-like isoform X2: MADEYNTSGNWWDSSRSRFESGTSSSSGLNNLGSFGWPPDMAEIKARSTAMDSISVSGSSVVFQDTQKLQGHDSVGGGDPNLHMMGLGLSTQAMDWNQALLRTGEKAESGFRSMLQENLNSSNNFQQETGMGSSQVQWRERLFSGMSGSESSANEFKQLNRGFSLDQPPFSPQYSSGDSTVTCQGLPTSFQMDSALYGSPSTILQGLLGPDNQPHQVQPNSLENRPMNFPYPANYGVNSTDQLLPASWSPKVPQFLRTSPPKQPPHSQLHFSNNAPFWNASEAAMKDVRPGFFPSLQPQFPPPNFDEKPKINISEVRESATVGKKSGSEATSKRPRNETPSPLPAFKVRKEKMGDRITALQQLVSPFGKTDTASVLSEAIEYIKFLHEQVTALSTPYMKNGTPACMQHQQINSDKSKVDPDQGPKQDLRSRGLCLVPVSSTFPVTHETTVDFWTPTFGGTFR; this comes from the exons ATGGCGGATGAGTACAATACAAGTGGGAACTGGTGGGATTCATCAAGAAGCAGGTTCGAAAGCGGGACATCTTCTTCTTCGGGGCTCAATAATCTAGGGAGTTTTGGATGGCCACCTGATATGGCGGAAATCAAAGCAAGGAGTACTGCTATGGATTCTATATCGGTCTCCGGCAGTTCAGTGGTTTTCCAGGACACCCAGAAGCTGCAAGGACATGATTCAGTTGGTGGCGGTGATCCCAACTTGCATATGATGGGTTTAGGCCTCTCAACTCAAGCCATGGATTGGAACCAAGCTTTACT TCGTACTGGTGAAAAGGCTGAAAGCGGTTTCCGTTCGATGCTTCAAGAAAACTTGAACTCAAGCAACAACTTTCAGCAAGAAACTGGGATGGGATCTTCTCAGGTTCAATGGAGGGAAAGATTGTTTTCTGGAATGAGTGGGAGCGAGTCCTCCGCGAACGAGTTTAAGCAACTTAATCGTGGTTTTTCTTTAGATCAACCCCCATTTAGCCCTCAATACAGTTCCGGGGATAGTACTGTCACATGCCAGGGCTTGCCTACGAGTTTCCAGATGGATTCAGCTCTGTATGGAAGCCCTTCAACTATACTGCAAGGGCTATTGGGACCGGATAATCAGCCTCATCAAGTACAGCCAAATTCACTTGAAAATAGGCCGATGAATTTTCCATATCCGGCCAACTATGGCGTGAATTCTACTGATCAATTATTGCCTGCTTCTTGGTCGCCTAAGGTTCCTCAGTTTTTGAGAACTTCACCCCCAAAACAGCCACCCCATAGCCAATTGCATTTCTCCAACAACGCCCCGTTTTGGAATGCGTCTGAAGCGGCCATGAAGGATGTTCGGCCGGGCTTTTTCCCCTCGCTGCAACCGCAGTTTCCCCCACCAAACTTTGATGAAAAACCAAag ATCAATATATCCGAAGTTCGGGAGTCAGCCACGGTGGGGAAGAAAAGTGGCAGCGAAGCTACGTCTAAAAGGCCTCGGAATGAAACGCCGTCGCCTTTACCTGCTTTTAAG GTGAGGAAAGAGAAGATGGGGGACAGAATCACTGCACTCCAACAATTGGTATCGCCTTTCGGAAAG ACTGATACAGCCTCAGTGCTTTCTGAAGCCATTGAATACATCAAGTTCCTCCATGAACAAGTTACT GCCTTAAGCACACCTTACATGAAAAATGGAACTCCGGCCTGCATGCAGCACCAGCAG ATCAATTCTGACAAATCTAAGGTGGATCCTGATCAAGGACCAAAACAAGATCTTAGAAGCCGAGGACTATGTTTGGTACCGGTATCAAGTACATTCCCTGTAACTCACGAGACCACAGTCGATTTCTGGACGCCAACATTCGGAGGAACTTTCAGATAG
- the LOC121234941 gene encoding NAD(P)H dehydrogenase (quinone) FQR1-like, whose product MATKVYIVYYSMYGHVEKLAEEIKKGAASVEGVEAKLWQVPETLPEEALGKMSAPPKSDVPIITPNELADADGFVFGFPTRFGMMAAQFKAFLDATGGLWRTQQLAGKPAGIFYSTGSQGGGQETTPLTAITQLVHHGMIFVPIGYTFGAGMFEMEKVKGGSPYGAGTFAGDGSRQPSELELEQAFHQGKYVATITKKLKGAA is encoded by the exons GTACTATTCCATGTATGGACATGTAGAGAAACTAGCTGAAGAGATAAAGAAAGGGGCTGCATCTGTTGAAGGTGTTGAAGCCAAACTATGGCAG GTCCCTGAGACACTGCCAGAAGAGGCACTTGGGAAGATGAGCGCACCTCCAAAGAGTGATGTACCAATCATTACGCCCAATGAACTTGCTGATGCTGATGGGTTTGTTTTTGGCTTCCCAACAAGATTTGGAATGATGGCTGCTCAATTCAAGGCATTTCTGGATGCAACTGGTGGTTTATGGAGAACACAACAGCTTGCAGGTAAGCCAGCTGGGATCTTTTACAGCACCGGATCTCAAGGTGGTGGACAAGAGACCACTCC GTTGACTGCAATTACTCAGCTGGTTCACCATGGGATGATTTTTGTGCCCATTGGATACACATTTGGAGCTGGCATGTTTGAAATGGAAAAAGTGAAAGGTGGAAGTCCGTATGGTGCTGGAACTTTTGCTGGGGACGGCTCAAGACAGCCATCTGAGCTTGAGTTGGAGCAAGCATTCCACCAAGGGAAGTACGTTGCCACCATCACAAAAAAACTCAAGGGCGCTGCTTAA